The Astyanax mexicanus isolate ESR-SI-001 chromosome 20, AstMex3_surface, whole genome shotgun sequence genome contains a region encoding:
- the slc25a1a gene encoding tricarboxylate transport protein A, mitochondrial → MSSLYRPFSVSDGPCKDAVLRQGCRSQQQQQHHPAALTSIPPSCRLAGIFGGAEASKCAPVHHLCAGQRSLAAAAVGGRKLTHPGKAILAGGIAGAIEICITFPTEYVKTQLQLDERANPPRYRGIGDCVRLTVQDHGLRGLYRGLSSLLYGSIPKSAVRFGTFEVLSNPMRDDNGRLDNTRSLLCGLGAGVTEAIVVVCPMETLKVKLIHDQCSLQPRYRGFFHGVREIIRDQGVRGTYQGLTATVLKQGTNQAIRFYVMNLLRNWYKGDDPSRDMHPLVTAVFGATAGAASVFGNTPLDVVKTRMQGLEAYRYKNTLDCAFQILKNEGPQAFYKGTLPRLGRVCLDVAIVFVLYEEVVKLLNQVWRTD, encoded by the exons ATGTCGTCGTTGTACAGGCCGTTCTCCGTGTCGGACGGGCCGTGTAAAGATGCGGTTTTGAGGCAGGGATGCAggtctcagcagcagcagcagcatcatcctGCGGCGCTGACCTCGATTCCGCCGTCATGTCGTCTAGCAGGCATCTTTGGTGGAGCTGAGGCGAGCAAGTGTGCGCCAGTTCACCATCTGTGTGCGGGGCAGAGGAGTTTAGCGGCCGCCGCAGTGGGAGGAAGAAAGCTTACCCATCCGGGAAAGGCTATTCTCGCAG GTGGGATTGCAGGAGCCATAGAGATCTGCATCACCTTCCCCACGGAGTATGTGAAGACCCAGCTCCAGCTGGATGAAAGGGCCAATCCTCCTCGATACAGAGGGATAG GAGACTGTGTAAGGCTGACTGTGCAGGACCATGGACTAAGAGGTCTATACAGAGGCCTGAGCTCACTTCTCTATGGCTCCATTCCTAAGTCTGCAGTTCG GTTTGGCACATTTGAGGTCTTGAGCAACCCAATGCGAGATGATAACGGTCGCCTTGATAACACTCGTAGCTTGCTGTGTGGGTTGGGAGCAGGTGTCACTGAAGCGATAGTAGTAGTCTGCCCAATGGAGACGCTAAAG GTGAAGTTAATCCATGACCAGTGCTCTCTTCAGCCACGATACCGGGGCTTCTTCCACGGTGTACGTGAAATCATCCGTGATCAAG GGGTTCGGGGGACATACCAAGGACTAACTGCTACAGTGTTGAAACAAGGGACCAATCAAGCTATACGCTTTTACGTTATGAACCTTCTACGCAATTGGTACAAAG GTGATGACCCCAGTCGAGATATGCATCCGCTAGTCACAGCCGTTTTTGGAGCAACTGCAGGAGCTGCAAGCGTTTTTGGGAACACTCCCCTAGATGTGGTGAAGACCAGGATGCAG GGCCTGGAAGCCTATCGCTACAAGAACACTCTAGACTGTGCTTTCCAGATACTGAAGAACGAGGGCCCTCAAGC GTTCTACAAGGGTACGCTCCCACGGCTAGGCCGGGTGTGTCTGGACGTGGCCATCGTCTTTGTCCTTTACGAGGAGGTTGTGAAGCTCCTGAACCAAGTGTGGAGGACTGACTGA
- the LOC103031551 gene encoding uncharacterized protein LOC103031551: MEDGQTDCMGVHNEIQTETQSVPLSQPSEEQPIIQQDNQDQENPKSCSENEQETHADPELEEKNQKPHEESEEYEEEQNLDRQQEEWFELEEQLQSSYLMSGYEGVPTNTKGISSELCWYCIKSLPSEEQSLPQLQLENEALATLNGGEHLNYLQDPRPHFGVARSSRSIPFPLWDSERPREMKRDADEEDADFVTSCPHCHLGLPLDTLRWHEEKCLSFEGPKTDA, translated from the exons ATGGAGGACGGCCAGACAGACTGCATGGG TGTACACAATGAGATACAGACAGAAACACAAAGTGTGCCACTCTCTCAGCCTTCCGAGGAGCAGCCCATTATACAACAGGATAATCAAGATCAG gaaaatcCTAAGAGCTGCAGTGAGAATGAACAAGAAACACATGCTGATCCTGAGCTagaagaaaaaaatcagaaaccTCATGAAGAATCTGAAGAGTATGAAGAAGAGCAAAATCTAGATAGACAACAGGAGGAATGGTTTGAACTAGAAGAACAGCTCCAGTCCTCGTATCTAATGTCAGGCTATGAAGGTGTGCCCACTAACACAAAGG GAATCTCCTCTGAACTCTGCTGGTACTGCATTAAATCCCTTCCGAGTGAAGAACAAAGTTTACCACAG CTCCAGCTGGAGAATGAGGCTTTAGCCACACTCAATGGTGGTGAGCACTTAAACTACCTTCAGGACCCCAGGCCTCATTTTGGGGTGGCACGCTCCTCGCGCTCTATACCTTTCCCACTGTGGGACAGTGAGCGTCCCAGAGAGATGAAGAGGGATGCAGATGAGGAGGATGCAGATTTTGTTACTAGTTGCCCGCACTGCCATCTGGGGCTTCCACTTGATACATTACGCTGGCATGAG GAAAAATGCCTGTCATTTGAAGGCCCGAAAACGGATGCGTGA